A single region of the Pan troglodytes isolate AG18354 chromosome 22, NHGRI_mPanTro3-v2.0_pri, whole genome shotgun sequence genome encodes:
- the SPATC1L gene encoding speriolin-like protein isoform X2, with protein MVRPKKVCFLESSLPTGDRTRRSYYLNEIQSFAGAEKDARVVGEIAFQLDRRILAYVFPGVTRLYGFTVANIPEKIKQTSIKSLDGSVDEKKLRELTQRYLALSARLEKLGYSRDVHPAFSEFLINTYGILKQRPDLRANPLHSSPAALRKLVIDVVPPKFLGDSLLLLNCLCELSKEDSKPLFAW; from the exons ATGGTCCGGCCTAAGAAGGTGTGTTTCTTGGAGAGCAGCCTGCCCACCGGGGACAGGACCAGGAGGAGCTACTACCTCAACG AGATCCAGAGCTTCGCGGGCGCCGAGAAGGACGCGCGCGTGGTGGGCGAGATCGCCTTCCAGCTGGACCGCCGCATCCTGGCCTACGTGTTCCCGGGCGTGACGCGGCTCTACGGCTTCACGGTGGCCAACATCCCCGAGAAGATCAAGCAG ACCTCCATCAAGTCTCTGGACGGCTCCGTGGACGAGAAGAAGCTGCGCGAGCTGACGCAGCGCTACCTGGCCCTGAGCGCGCGCCTCGAGAAGCTGGGCTACAGCCGCGACGTGCACCCGGCGTTCAGCGAGTTCCTCATCAACACCTACGGAATCCTGAAGCAGCGGCCCGACCTGCGCGCCAACCCCCTGCACAGCAGCCCGGCCGCGCTGCGCAAGCTGGTCATCGACGTGGTGCCCCCCAAGTTCCTGGGCGACTCGCTGCTGCTGCTCAACTGCCTGTGCGAGCTCTCCAAGGAGGACAGCAAGCCCCTCTTCGCCTGGTGA
- the FTCD gene encoding formimidoyltransferase-cyclodeaminase isoform X2: MSQLVECVPNFSEGKNQEVIDAISGAITQTPGCVLLDVGAGPSTNRTVYTFVGPPECVVEGALNAARVASRLIDMSRHQGEHPRMGALDVCPFIPVRGVSMDECVLCAQAFGQRLAEELDVPVYLYGEAARMDSRRTLPAIRAGEYEALPKKLQQADWAPDFGPSSFVPSWGATATGARKFLIAFNINLLGTKEQAHRIALNLREQGRGKDQPGRLKKVQGIGWYLDEKNLAQVSTNLLDFEVTALHTVYEETCREAQELSLPVVGSQLVGLVPLKALLDAAAFYCEKESLFILEEEQRIRLVVSRLGLDSLCPFSPKERIIEYLVPERGPERGLGSKSLRAFVGEVGARSAAPGGGSVAAAAAAMGAALGSMVGLMTYGRRQFQSLDTTMRRLIPPFREASAKLTTLVDADAEAFAAYLEAMRLPKNTPEEKDRRTAALQEGLRRAVSVPLTLAETVASLWPALQELAWCGNLACRSDLQVAAKALEMGVFGAYFNVLINLRDITDEAFKDQIHHRVSSLLQEAKTQAALVLDCLETRQE, from the exons ATGTCCCAGCTGGTGGAATGCGTCCCCAACTTTTCGGAGGGGAAGAACCAGGAG GTGATCGACGCCATCTCTGGAGCCATCACACAGACCCCGGGCTGCGTGCTGCTGGATGTGGGCGCAGGCCCTTCCACCAACCGCACCGTGTACACCTTCGTGGGGCCGCCGGAGTGCGTGGTGGAGGGGGCCCTCAACGCTGCCCGGGTAGCTTCCCGACTTATCGACATGAGCAGGCACCAAG GAGAGCACCCCCGCATGGGGGCCCTAGACGTCTGCCCCTTCATCCCCGTGAGGGGCGTCAGCATGGACGAGTGTGTGCTCTGCGCCCAGGCCTTTGGCCAGAGGCTGGCAGAGGAGCTGGACGTGCCAG TTTACCTGTACGGCGAGGCGGCCAGGATGGACAGTCGCCGGACCCTGCCGGCCATCCGGGCCGGGGAGTACGAGGCCCTCCCTAAGAAG CTCCAGCAGGCCGACTGGGCGCCCGACTTTGGTCCCAGCTCCTTTGTCCCCAGTTGGGGGGCCACGGCCACGGGGGCGAGGAAGTTCCTCATTGCTTTTAACATCAACCTGCTCGGCACAAAGGAGCAAGCCCACCGCATCGCGCTCAACCTGCGGGAGCAGGGCCGCGGGAAGGACCAG CCAGGACGTCTGAAGAAGGTTCAGGGCATTGGCTGGTACCTGGATGAGAAGAACCTGGCTCAGGTGTCCACCAATCTTCTGGACTTTGAGGTCACGGCACTGCACACGGTCTACGAGGAGACCTGCCGAGAAGCACAG GAGCTGAGCCTCCCAGTGGTGGGCTCACAGCTGGTGGGCCTGGTGCCCCTGAAGGCTCTGCTGGATGCGGCCGCCTTCTACTGCGAGAAGGAGAGCCTCTTCATCCTGGAGGAGGAGCAGCGGATCAGGCTG GTGGTGAGCCGGCTGGGCCTGGACTCCCTGTGCCCCTTCAGCCCTAAGGAGCGGATCATCGA GTACCTGGTCCCTGAGCGCGGGCCTGAGCGAGGCCTGGGCAGCAAGTCCCTGCGCGCCTTCGTGGGGGAGGTGGGTGCCCGCTCTGCGGCCCCCGGGGGCGGCTCGGTGGCGGCGGCCGCTGCGGCCATG GGTGCGGCGCTGGGCTCCATGGTGGGCCTCATGACCTACGGGCGGCGCCAATTCCAGTCCCTGGACACGACGATGCGGCGCCTGATCCCGCCCTTCCGCGAGGCTTCGGCCAAGCTAACCACGCTGGTGGATGCCGACGCCGAGGCCTTCGCCGCCTACCTG GAAGCAATGAGGCTGCCCAAGAACACACCTGAGGAAAAGGACAG GCGCACGGCGGCCCTACAGGAGGGTCTGAGGCGGGCAGTCTCTGTGCCGCTGACGCTGGCGGAGACGGTGGCCTCGCTATGGCCGGCGCTGCAGGAACTGGCCTGGTGTGGGAACCTGGCCTGCCGGTCAGACCTCCAG GTGGCGGCCAAAGCCCTGGAGATGGGCGTGTTTGGCGCATATTTCAACGTGCTCATCAACCTGAGGGACATCACAGACGAGGCATTTAAGGACCAG ATCCACCATCGTGTTTCCAGCCTCCTGCAGGAAGCCAAGACCCAGGCTGCACTGGTGCTGGACTGCTTGGAGACCCGGCAGGAGTGA
- the FTCD gene encoding formimidoyltransferase-cyclodeaminase isoform X1, which yields MSQLVECVPNFSEGKNQEVIDAISGAITQTPGCVLLDVGAGPSTNRTVYTFVGPPECVVEGALNAARVASRLIDMSRHQGEHPRMGALDVCPFIPVRGVSMDECVLCAQAFGQRLAEELDVPVYLYGEAARMDSRRTLPAIRAGEYEALPKKLQQADWAPDFGPSSFVPSWGATATGARKFLIAFNINLLGTKEQAHRIALNLREQGRGKDQHFHTAGKQRLPESQVPSGAPHIPPDALGAPTPLQTFRCPQAFPSTSAQQWSPSLSVTPAQMPGRLKKVQGIGWYLDEKNLAQVSTNLLDFEVTALHTVYEETCREAQELSLPVVGSQLVGLVPLKALLDAAAFYCEKESLFILEEEQRIRLVVSRLGLDSLCPFSPKERIIEYLVPERGPERGLGSKSLRAFVGEVGARSAAPGGGSVAAAAAAMGAALGSMVGLMTYGRRQFQSLDTTMRRLIPPFREASAKLTTLVDADAEAFAAYLEAMRLPKNTPEEKDRRTAALQEGLRRAVSVPLTLAETVASLWPALQELAWCGNLACRSDLQVAAKALEMGVFGAYFNVLINLRDITDEAFKDQIHHRVSSLLQEAKTQAALVLDCLETRQE from the exons ATGTCCCAGCTGGTGGAATGCGTCCCCAACTTTTCGGAGGGGAAGAACCAGGAG GTGATCGACGCCATCTCTGGAGCCATCACACAGACCCCGGGCTGCGTGCTGCTGGATGTGGGCGCAGGCCCTTCCACCAACCGCACCGTGTACACCTTCGTGGGGCCGCCGGAGTGCGTGGTGGAGGGGGCCCTCAACGCTGCCCGGGTAGCTTCCCGACTTATCGACATGAGCAGGCACCAAG GAGAGCACCCCCGCATGGGGGCCCTAGACGTCTGCCCCTTCATCCCCGTGAGGGGCGTCAGCATGGACGAGTGTGTGCTCTGCGCCCAGGCCTTTGGCCAGAGGCTGGCAGAGGAGCTGGACGTGCCAG TTTACCTGTACGGCGAGGCGGCCAGGATGGACAGTCGCCGGACCCTGCCGGCCATCCGGGCCGGGGAGTACGAGGCCCTCCCTAAGAAG CTCCAGCAGGCCGACTGGGCGCCCGACTTTGGTCCCAGCTCCTTTGTCCCCAGTTGGGGGGCCACGGCCACGGGGGCGAGGAAGTTCCTCATTGCTTTTAACATCAACCTGCTCGGCACAAAGGAGCAAGCCCACCGCATCGCGCTCAACCTGCGGGAGCAGGGCCGCGGGAAGGACCAG CATTTCCATACTGCTGGGAAACAGCGACTTCCGGAGTCCCAGGTGCCCTCAGGGGCCCCCCATATCCCTCCAGATGCCTTGGGAGCCCCGACACCCCTACAAACCTTCAGGTGCCCCCAGGCCTTTCCCTCCACGTCTGCACAGCAGTGGTCACCCAGTCTGAGCGTCACTCCTGCGCAGATG CCAGGACGTCTGAAGAAGGTTCAGGGCATTGGCTGGTACCTGGATGAGAAGAACCTGGCTCAGGTGTCCACCAATCTTCTGGACTTTGAGGTCACGGCACTGCACACGGTCTACGAGGAGACCTGCCGAGAAGCACAG GAGCTGAGCCTCCCAGTGGTGGGCTCACAGCTGGTGGGCCTGGTGCCCCTGAAGGCTCTGCTGGATGCGGCCGCCTTCTACTGCGAGAAGGAGAGCCTCTTCATCCTGGAGGAGGAGCAGCGGATCAGGCTG GTGGTGAGCCGGCTGGGCCTGGACTCCCTGTGCCCCTTCAGCCCTAAGGAGCGGATCATCGA GTACCTGGTCCCTGAGCGCGGGCCTGAGCGAGGCCTGGGCAGCAAGTCCCTGCGCGCCTTCGTGGGGGAGGTGGGTGCCCGCTCTGCGGCCCCCGGGGGCGGCTCGGTGGCGGCGGCCGCTGCGGCCATG GGTGCGGCGCTGGGCTCCATGGTGGGCCTCATGACCTACGGGCGGCGCCAATTCCAGTCCCTGGACACGACGATGCGGCGCCTGATCCCGCCCTTCCGCGAGGCTTCGGCCAAGCTAACCACGCTGGTGGATGCCGACGCCGAGGCCTTCGCCGCCTACCTG GAAGCAATGAGGCTGCCCAAGAACACACCTGAGGAAAAGGACAG GCGCACGGCGGCCCTACAGGAGGGTCTGAGGCGGGCAGTCTCTGTGCCGCTGACGCTGGCGGAGACGGTGGCCTCGCTATGGCCGGCGCTGCAGGAACTGGCCTGGTGTGGGAACCTGGCCTGCCGGTCAGACCTCCAG GTGGCGGCCAAAGCCCTGGAGATGGGCGTGTTTGGCGCATATTTCAACGTGCTCATCAACCTGAGGGACATCACAGACGAGGCATTTAAGGACCAG ATCCACCATCGTGTTTCCAGCCTCCTGCAGGAAGCCAAGACCCAGGCTGCACTGGTGCTGGACTGCTTGGAGACCCGGCAGGAGTGA
- the FTCD gene encoding formimidoyltransferase-cyclodeaminase isoform X3: MSQLVECVPNFSEGKNQEVIDAISGAITQTPGCVLLDVGAGPSTNRTVYTFVGPPECVVEGALNAARVASRLIDMSRHQGEHPRMGALDVCPFIPVRGVSMDECVLCAQAFGQRLAEELDVPVYLYGEAARMDSRRTLPAIRAGEYEALPKKLQQADWAPDFGPSSFVPSWGATATGARKFLIAFNINLLGTKEQAHRIALNLREQGRGKDQPGRLKKVQGIGWYLDEKNLAQVSTNLLDFEVTALHTVYEETCREAQELSLPVVGSQLVGLVPLKALLDAAAFYCEKESLFILEEEQRIRLVVSRLGLDSLCPFSPKERIIEYLVPERGPERGLGSKSLRAFVGEVGARSAAPGGGSVAAAAAAMGAALGSMVGLMTYGRRQFQSLDTTMRRLIPPFREASAKLTTLVDADAEAFAAYLEAMRLPKNTPEEKDRRTAALQEGLRRAVSVPLTLAETVASLWPALQELAWCGNLACRSDLQVAAKALEMGVFGAYFNVLINLRDITDEAFKDQPPAGSQDPGCTGAGLLGDPAGVTVREASPGSVAPPSPIPRGQSCDLGGGHSLFVWGPEDGWAGSRASPGNGGAGRDRRPLSPM, encoded by the exons ATGTCCCAGCTGGTGGAATGCGTCCCCAACTTTTCGGAGGGGAAGAACCAGGAG GTGATCGACGCCATCTCTGGAGCCATCACACAGACCCCGGGCTGCGTGCTGCTGGATGTGGGCGCAGGCCCTTCCACCAACCGCACCGTGTACACCTTCGTGGGGCCGCCGGAGTGCGTGGTGGAGGGGGCCCTCAACGCTGCCCGGGTAGCTTCCCGACTTATCGACATGAGCAGGCACCAAG GAGAGCACCCCCGCATGGGGGCCCTAGACGTCTGCCCCTTCATCCCCGTGAGGGGCGTCAGCATGGACGAGTGTGTGCTCTGCGCCCAGGCCTTTGGCCAGAGGCTGGCAGAGGAGCTGGACGTGCCAG TTTACCTGTACGGCGAGGCGGCCAGGATGGACAGTCGCCGGACCCTGCCGGCCATCCGGGCCGGGGAGTACGAGGCCCTCCCTAAGAAG CTCCAGCAGGCCGACTGGGCGCCCGACTTTGGTCCCAGCTCCTTTGTCCCCAGTTGGGGGGCCACGGCCACGGGGGCGAGGAAGTTCCTCATTGCTTTTAACATCAACCTGCTCGGCACAAAGGAGCAAGCCCACCGCATCGCGCTCAACCTGCGGGAGCAGGGCCGCGGGAAGGACCAG CCAGGACGTCTGAAGAAGGTTCAGGGCATTGGCTGGTACCTGGATGAGAAGAACCTGGCTCAGGTGTCCACCAATCTTCTGGACTTTGAGGTCACGGCACTGCACACGGTCTACGAGGAGACCTGCCGAGAAGCACAG GAGCTGAGCCTCCCAGTGGTGGGCTCACAGCTGGTGGGCCTGGTGCCCCTGAAGGCTCTGCTGGATGCGGCCGCCTTCTACTGCGAGAAGGAGAGCCTCTTCATCCTGGAGGAGGAGCAGCGGATCAGGCTG GTGGTGAGCCGGCTGGGCCTGGACTCCCTGTGCCCCTTCAGCCCTAAGGAGCGGATCATCGA GTACCTGGTCCCTGAGCGCGGGCCTGAGCGAGGCCTGGGCAGCAAGTCCCTGCGCGCCTTCGTGGGGGAGGTGGGTGCCCGCTCTGCGGCCCCCGGGGGCGGCTCGGTGGCGGCGGCCGCTGCGGCCATG GGTGCGGCGCTGGGCTCCATGGTGGGCCTCATGACCTACGGGCGGCGCCAATTCCAGTCCCTGGACACGACGATGCGGCGCCTGATCCCGCCCTTCCGCGAGGCTTCGGCCAAGCTAACCACGCTGGTGGATGCCGACGCCGAGGCCTTCGCCGCCTACCTG GAAGCAATGAGGCTGCCCAAGAACACACCTGAGGAAAAGGACAG GCGCACGGCGGCCCTACAGGAGGGTCTGAGGCGGGCAGTCTCTGTGCCGCTGACGCTGGCGGAGACGGTGGCCTCGCTATGGCCGGCGCTGCAGGAACTGGCCTGGTGTGGGAACCTGGCCTGCCGGTCAGACCTCCAG GTGGCGGCCAAAGCCCTGGAGATGGGCGTGTTTGGCGCATATTTCAACGTGCTCATCAACCTGAGGGACATCACAGACGAGGCATTTAAGGACCAG CCTCCTGCAGGAAGCCAAGACCCAGGCTGCACTGGTGCTGGACTGCTTGGAGACCCGGCAGGAGTGACGGTGCGGGAGGCCTCTCCGGGCTCTGTGGCCCCTCCCTCGCCCATCCCCAGAGGGCAGAGCTGTGACCTCGGTGGGGGACACAGCTTGTTCGTGTGGGGCCCGGAGGATGGGTGGGCAGGCAGCAGGGCATCGCCTGGGAATGGAGGCGCTGGCAGGGACAGAAGGCCCCTTAGTCCCATGTGA